The segment CACCTTTTGTGGAGATTATGACTTTACTTCTATCTACTTCCTGCAATACTTCTGAGATTACCCTTTCGCTTTCCATATCTCTATAATTTATAGCAGTATCTACAACATTAACACCAAGCTCTATTCCTTTTTTGATGGTATTTTTGTAGCTTTCATTGGTTATCGGGTCAGGATTTCCTAAGTATGTCCCAATTCCTATTTCTGAAAGTTGTAAGTCTAAAAAGTTTTTATAGTTCATATTCTCACCTTTATTTTTATTCTCAATTCTTATCCCTTACTTTCTTTCCCGACCTCTTCCTTTATTTGTATTCTCTTTAAATTCCTATCTTTAAGATTAACATAAAGTGCATTAAAAATAAACTGACCTTCAGCAGGTTCATATTTTTGTGGAATTCCTGAGATAAATTTTTTTATGATTTCATCTTTCCTTACGCCAATAACAGAGTCTAAAGCTCCTGTCATTCCTACATCTGATATAAAAGCGGTACCACCGGGCAAAAATCTTTCATCTGCTGTTGGTACATGAGTATGGGTTCCAAAAACTATATCAGCTCTTGAATCTACATAATAGCCAAATGCTTGTTTTTCTGACGTTGCTTCAGCATGAAAATCTACGATAATGTAATCTACCTTATCTTTGATAATCTCATAAATTTCATCAAACTTTCTAAACGGACAATCTAAGACCATTCCCATAAAAGCTCTACCCATTAGGTTTATAACAGCTACTTTATAACCATTTTTTTCATATACATTAAATCCCTTTCCCGGTGCAGTTGGCGGTAAATTTGCAGGTCTTAAAAGTCTTTCATCATCAATGATTTCAAAAACTTCCTTTTTATCGAAGGTATGATTTCCTGATGTGATAACATCAACCTTTACTTCTATCATCTCCTGAAAAACTGATTTTGTGATGCCGTTTCCATGTGCTAAATTTTCACCGTTTAAAACAACAAAGTTAATGTTTAATTCTTCAATTAACTTAGGAAGAACTGACTTAACAGCCCTCCTGCCGGTTCTACCGATTACATCGCCTATAAGTAAAACATTCATTTATAAAACTCCTGATATCAAAAATTTTCCTTGATTATTCTAATAGCGTAAATAATTTTTATTTTATCAAAAAAGCTAAGACTCTTCAGACTTGCGTGAGACTCCTAAAATTTTTGTAAGTTTACTTTTTTATCTTGAGGACTTTATTCTAAAGAAAATCTTCTCTTCTTTTGTTATTTGCAAGGAAGAGAAAGACAAAAATGAAATTTCTTCGCCAGCTGTAAAATAACAACGTTGATTTTTACAAACATCTTGCTAAGGCTATGAGACCGTTCCAAAAATACACACTGCCATTCTGCAGCCGTACAAGGAATCTCATAATTTTATTGAATTTCTTGCCTCAGTGTATACTCAAAATATTATATAATTATTTTAGAAAGGTAAAAAAATTAAAAGGAGAAGCTTATGAAGTTAAAGTTATTTTTAGCAGGATTATTAACTGCATCGTCATTAACAGTTGCAGCAGAAAGTTGCTTAGGTAGTGATTCTAAAGTAAGCACATCAGAAGTTCAAAAGGCATTATCGGGCATACTTAATAATGCCAGGGTTGTAAGTGTTTCAAACACTCCAATTAGTGGTTTATATGAGGTTGTTATCGAAAGCGGTGGAAGAAAAGTGCCAATCT is part of the Sulfurihydrogenibium sp. genome and harbors:
- a CDS encoding TIGR00282 family metallophosphoesterase yields the protein MNVLLIGDVIGRTGRRAVKSVLPKLIEELNINFVVLNGENLAHGNGITKSVFQEMIEVKVDVITSGNHTFDKKEVFEIIDDERLLRPANLPPTAPGKGFNVYEKNGYKVAVINLMGRAFMGMVLDCPFRKFDEIYEIIKDKVDYIIVDFHAEATSEKQAFGYYVDSRADIVFGTHTHVPTADERFLPGGTAFISDVGMTGALDSVIGVRKDEIIKKFISGIPQKYEPAEGQFIFNALYVNLKDRNLKRIQIKEEVGKESKG